Below is a window of Humulus lupulus chromosome 2, drHumLupu1.1, whole genome shotgun sequence DNA.
ATCCACGCCAGAAGTTGATTGTTTTGTTGATGAAGATGTGCCTCCAAAGACAACCAATCATACACAACTAACCCTTAAGCCTACCTTTGTCACCCAACCTCCTTTCCCAAGCAGACTTAAGAAGACTAAAAAGGAAGCGGTTGACAAGGAAATTATTGATACATTCCACAAGGTAGAAGTGAATATTCTTCTTCTTGATGCTATTAAACAAGTGCTACACTATGCCAAGCTTTTGAAAGAGTTGTTCACTAATAAGTGTAAGTTGAGGGGTAATGAAAAAgttagtgtgggggagaatgtttttgcagttcttcaaaagaagcttccactaaagtgtaaggatcctggtacttttactatcccttgcactattggtaataaaagaattgagcattgtatgttggatttgggagcctttataaatgtcatgccattctccatttatgcttcatcgaatctcggtccacttgaagaaacatgggtgattattcaacttgctgataggtcgaatgctcccaggggtgtaatagaagatgttttagttcaagtgaatgaattggtgtttccagctgatttttatgttcttgatatggaagatgaatcTATTCCATGCTCCACTCCAATTTTGTGTGGGAGACCATTCATGAAAACTGCAAGAACTAAGATTGATGTGCTTGACGATACATTGACCATGGAATTTGATGGGGAGACAATTCAATTCaatatttttgaggctatgaggTATCCAAGTGATGCACATGTTGTTTACTCTCTTCATGTGTTAGATATCATTTCTAAACGAGTCTTAGATTTGCATAATGAATATTGTTTGGAGGTTACGTTGAAAGAGCATCTTGTGTTGACCGATGAGGATTTTTCTGATGAGATCATGGATGTCATAACCACACTAAATAGTGGTTTTGACAAGACTTTTAAGAAGGTTGCATTTCTGGATTTACCGATTTCTAATGAGAAATTGCAGCCATCAATTGTTCAATCTCCTACACTTGAATTGAAGCCACTTCCGGAGCATCTTAGATATGTTTACCTAGGGAAGAACGAGACACATCCAGTTATAATTGCAATAAATCTTAACCAAGTTCAAGAAGAAAAAATATTAAGAGTACTTCAAGAATATAAAACAGCAATTGGTTGGTCTATTGCTGATATTAAGGGGATTAACCCTTCTATGTGCATGCACCGAATTTTACTTGAAGAAGGGTCTAAACCAACACGTGAGGCACAACAGAGATTAAATCCACCTATGATGGAGGTTGTGAAAAAGGAGATACTGAAGCTCCTTAGTGTGGGTATTATTTACCCAATTTCAGACAGTCAATGGGTGATTCCAGTTCAGGTAGTGCCAAAGAAGTCGGGAATCACAGTGGTAAAGAACGAT
It encodes the following:
- the LOC133814864 gene encoding uncharacterized protein LOC133814864 yields the protein MPIKLSSTPEVDCFVDEDVPPKTTNHTQLTLKPTFVTQPPFPSRLKKTKKEAVDKEIIDTFHKVEVNILLLDAIKQVLHYAKLLKELFTNKYESIPCSTPILCGRPFMKTARTKIDVLDDTLTMEFDGETIQFNIFEAMRYPSDAHVVYSLHVLDIISKRVLDLHNEYCLEVTLKEHLVLTDEDFSDEIMDVITTLNSGFDKTFKKVAFLDLPISNEKLQPSIVQSPTLELKPLPEHLRYVYLGKNETHPVIIAINLNQVQEEKILRVLQEYKTAIGWSIADIKGINPSMCMHRILLEEGSKPTREAQQRLNPPMMEVVKKEILKLLSVGIIYPISDSQWVIPVQVVPKKSGITVVKNDENELVPKRMQTGWRVCIGYRKLNAATCKDHFPLPFIDQMLERLAGHPYYCFLDGYLGYNQIFIAPEDQEKTTFTCLFGTFAFRRMPFGLCNALATFQRCIVLGHVISVKGIEVDKEKIDIIRSLPSPTSVKEVRSFLGHAGF